In Populus nigra chromosome 10, ddPopNigr1.1, whole genome shotgun sequence, the following proteins share a genomic window:
- the LOC133705837 gene encoding uncharacterized protein LOC133705837, whose protein sequence is MADSLSASGRSAEKVSLQSLQSKMKIDPEGYETELGLVYNQFKSALDLFQQQAALSFASSSGVCADPTIYKDLSDRATFLSHVTPFYPKQLAEFPAELAEFLKSSARTLPSGLRCHVTQALILLINRDMVDISETLALFMELQTLGDRTLRNLAFTHVVHSIRRMNKKHKNEAKNRALQNILFSLLQQDDEARAKRALITLCELHRRKVWFDDRTANSICMACFHSSSRIMIAALSFLLDYEKIEDNDNDDSDASSGEDDPNPRTAQVVISKESIYKAHNKGTVASKKKKKAKLQRAIRSMKRQQRLSSENNNSNYYSPFNHLKDAQGFAERLFSRLQTCNERFEVKMMMLKVIARTVGLHRLILLNFYPFLQKYVQPHQRDITNLLAAAVQACHDLVPPDAVEPLFKQIVNQFVHDHSRPEAIAVGLNVIREICLRIPLLMNEDLLQDLVLYKKSHEKAVSIAARSLITLFREVCPSLLIKKDRGRPIDPKARPKAYGEVNIVSSVPGVELLEELDDDDDDDEDKEDSDDVDDLASRGSDDDSENEEMVSASDEGDQIYSDDAESEDGDVQDGSVDEDGDDAVDNDSGGGEGEDEDEDQDQEENDEDSYARAIINKVNKSTARKRKFSDFDGQLLAADTSLRALKKMTEEKLKKPPSDSTDGILSNEDFQRIKELTAKKDARIALNRQGFKVPSSDDLSAKRVDPATLEVHVRARLNKEERLALVRAGREDRESYKSRIAVKQKKTGGQSNRQKEHKKQMPLAAKRAKVARSRQEKKRKQSLSGKQFRGKKAWK, encoded by the exons ATGGCGGATTCCTTGTCGGCGTCGGGGCGGAGCGCGGAGAAGGTGAGCCTTCAATCTCTCCAATCCAAAATGAAAATTGACCCAGAAGGTTACGAAACGGAGCTCGGCTTGGTTTACAACCAATTTAAGTCGGCTTTGGATCTTTTTCAACAGCAAGCAGCTCTCAGTTTCGCCTCCTCCTCCGGTGTCTGCGCTGACCCCACTATTTACAAGGACCTCAGTGACCGCGCCACTTTTTTGTCTCATGTTACACCTTTTTACCCGAAGCAGCTTGCTGAGTTCCCAGCTGAACTCGCTGAGTTTCTCAAATCGTCTGCTCGGACTCTGCCTTCGGGACTTCGGTGTCATGTTACTCAAGCGCTTATTCTACTGATTAATCGAGAT ATGGTTGATATTAGTGAAACTCTAGCATTATTCATGGAGCTTCAAACACTGGGAGATAGGACATTGAGGAATTTGGCTTTTACTCATGTTGTTCATAGCATTAGGAGGATGAATAAGAAGCATAAAAATGAGGCTAAGAATCGGGCCCTTCAAAATATCCTCTTTTCCTTGCTACAG CAAGATGATGAAGCACGAGCGAAGAGAGCACTCATCACACTATGTGAGCTTCATCGAAGGAAGGTGTGGTTCGATGATAGAACTGCAAATTCAATTTGTATGGCATGTTTTCATTCATCATCAAG AATCATGATTGCTGCTCTGTCTTTTCTCCTCGATTATGAGAAGATTGAAGATAATGACAATGATGATAGTGATGCTTCAAGTGGCGAAGACGATCCAAATCCTCGAACAGCTCAAGTTGTCATTAGTAAAGAGTCTATTTATAAG GCACACAATAAAGGTACTGTAGCtagcaagaagaaaaagaaagcaaaactgCAGCGGGCCATACGTAGCATGAAAAGGCAGCAAAGATTGTCATCAGAAAACAacaattcaaattattattcACCATTCAACCATCTTAAAGACGCACAG GGGTTTGCTGAGAGGCTATTTTCTCGCCTTCAGACTTGCAATGAACGTTTTGAG GTCAAGATGATGATGTTGAAAGTAATTGCTCGAACTGTGGGGCTCCACCGcttgattttattaaacttttatccttttcttcagAAATATGTTCAG CCACACCAGCGTGACATCACAAATTTACTTGCAGCAGCTGTCCAGGCCTGTCATGATCTG GTGCCTCCTGATGCAGTTGAGCCATTATTCAAACAAATAGTAAATCAATTTGTACATGATCACTCGCGTCCTGAG GCCATTGCTGTTGGACTGAATGTGATCAGGGAAATATGCTTGCGTATACCTTTG TTGATGAATGAAGATTTACTGCAAGACCTTGTATTATACAAGAAATCTCATGAGAAGGCAGTTTCAATAGCTGCTCGTTCACTCATTACTTTATTCAGAGAG GTTTGTCCTTCTCTGCTGATTAAGAAAGATCGAGGTCGTCCCATTGACCCAAAAGCTAGGCCGAAGGCCTATGGAGAAGTCAATATTGTCAGCAGTGTTCCTGGTGTTGAGTTGTTAGAAGaacttgatgatgatgatgatgatgatgaagacaaGGAGGACAGCGATGATGTTGATGATTTGGCATCCCGTGGCTCTGATGATGATTCTGAAAATGAGGAGATGGTTTCTGCCAGTGATGAAGGAGATCAGATTTACAGTGATGATGCTGAAAGTGAGGATGGTGACGTGCAAGATGGCTCAGTTGATGAAGATGGTGATGATGCTGTAGACAATGACAGTGGTGGTGGTGAGGGGGAGGACGAGGATGAGGATCAGGATCAGGAGGAGAATGATGAAGACAGTTATGCGAGGGCTATCATAAATAAAGTTAACAAATCTACTGCTAGAAAGAGGAAGTTCTCTGATTTTGATGGGCAACTTCTAGCAGCTGATACAAGTTTGCGGGCTTTAAAGAAAATGACAGAAGAGAAGTTGAAGAAACCACCATCAGACTCTACAGATGGTATTCTTTCTAATGAAGACTTCCAAAGAATCAAGGAACTTACG GCCAAGAAGGATGCCAGGATTGCTTTAAATCGGCAAGGATTTAAGGTTCCAAGTTCTGATGATCTGAGTGCTAAGCGGGTGGATCCTGCTACACTTGAA GTTCATGTACGGGCGAGGCTAAACAAGGAAGAAAGATTAGCGCTGGTGAGAGCAGGGAGAGAGGATAGAGAGAGCTACAAATCTAGAATCGCCGTAAAACAGAAAAAG ACTGGCGGGCAGAGCAACAGGCAGAAAGAACACAAAAAGCAGATGCCTCTTGCTGCAAAAAGGGCCAAGGTAGCAAGGTCTCgacaagagaaaaagagaaagcaaaGCCTTTCTGGGAAGCAGTTCCGGGGGAAGAAAGCATGGAAATGA